In one window of Branchiostoma floridae strain S238N-H82 chromosome 14, Bfl_VNyyK, whole genome shotgun sequence DNA:
- the LOC118430108 gene encoding uncharacterized protein LOC118430108 — protein MRGQLVIVVVTCCLLFVSADWLTRDVSWVVGYSGTTGPGNALDGNTYSYWNPSGVPQYYNQWNFVLDLTARYTLSRIGISHIGDTTHDIKDFSLQKSLTGDPTYVWVDVTTVTDVEAGTDARQEYGGFRATARYWRLLISRTWSGYQPWVREVELYGVREKVNCDLGYFRCGEGYSCILSWKRCDGTADCSDKSDEENCGCFHIPEIFQLGSRLTMLPNPLNQTTFDDIQNSSVVELLHNSNSVQGEHHPQLREFLSIAIFPRCNVPEEDMSQCSLRPPSNTTTSCVGTQLLPCRSWCEEVFSMTMSDDLMRDLLPPCDVFPSSQHGCWNPEPDVIGTEVCYHGIGMNYLGTWSKTASGAACLQWSAGQADYYTAEYPWANLDRNYCRNPTGIQRPFCLTGDGSQEECDVIPCNFVGCWDRGPPNYGKRTPSKRFYFLEEKVTYTCNDGYTPEYGSPREATCLEGGTWEYDKPVCLVNQKQKLRKELLEAYSAGLAPENVTINFTGDVEEIVDLDEKKERLIASMIIILSWHDSRLKWNPRHYGGVQTLSVPGDDIWTPSFTLKRNANRLRQGLPKDIPIRISSSGLVQWRVETLTTTVCDADPFYFPADTMDCHICFSAASAIEQTIQCHGESSPSDAHKESHPCGSYSPAIPEGEWYRRDKIFTKDKKEACFALQLSRIPTFHIATTVGPCIILIVLMTITFIMPMDKGDRISFGVTIQLSMVVSLVFVTDVIPVKGALPFFATLIIVCMGLMGLFLFFTIAIIFVHDKKGQMSAMARSFLLRYMARFLLLGDLTEERTYIHSAIELINYSSNTDAKVSEGESTSEMWYSTSSKDPATTKRSPKPFTDPQSADSRGFLPLISSVEELTVVVKKGMDELTKAVKNEEEVSDYTLLARVLDRLCLVVYLISIAAAIPMTMYLSR, from the exons ATGAGAGGCCAACTTGTCATCGTTGTGGTCACCTGCTGTCTGCTGTTTGTCTCAG CTGATTGGCTAACACGAGATGTGTCATGGGTTGTTGGTTATTCCGGGACAACAGGTCCCGGCAACGCCCTGGACGGAAACACCTACAGCTACTGGAATCCTTCCGGAGTTCCTCAGTATTACAACCAATGGAACTTCGTGCTTGATCTCACCGCACGCTACACACTCTCCCGTATCGGAATCAGCCATATTGGAGACACCACGCACGACATCAAGGATTTCAGCCTCCAGAAGTCGTTGACCGGAGACCCGACGTACGTCTGGGTAGACGTCACGACCGTCACTGACGTGGAAGCGGGAACCGACGCAAGACAGGAGTACGGCGGCTTCCGGGCCACGGCGCGGTACTGGCGACTCCTCATCTCCCGCACATGGTCAGGGTATCAGCCGTGGGTTCGGGAAGTGGAGCTGTACGGAGTCAGAG AGAAAGTCAATTGCGACCTTGGATACTTCCGCTGTGGAGAAGGATATTCTTGTATCCTGTCATGGAAGCGCTGTGATGGAACCGCAGACTGTTCGGACAAGAGTGACGAGGAAAATTGTG GTTGCTTCCACATCCCGGAGATTTTCCAGCTCGGCAGCAGACTCACAATGTTACCAAATCCACTGAACCAGACGACATTCGATGATATACAGAATTCCTCTGTCGTGGAACTTCTCCACAATTCCAACAGCGTCCAGGGAGAACACCATCCGCAGTTACGAGAATTCCTGTCTATCGCCATTTTCCCACGATGCAACGTTCCTGAAGAAGACATGTCCCAGTGTTCTTTGCGCCCGCCTTCAAACACCACGACCTCATGTGT TGGTACACAACTTCTGCCGTGCCGCTCTTGGTGTGAGGAAGTGTTCAGTATGACTATGAGTGATGATCTGATGAGGGACCTGCTGCCGCCATGTGATGTGTTCCCGTCATCACAGCACGGCTGTTGGAACCCGGAACCAGATGTTATCGGCACGGAAG TCTGCTACCACGGCATTGGCATGAACTACCTTGGAACATGGAGTAAAACGGCGTCCGGGGCAGCTTGCCTTCAGTGGTCAGCTGGGCAAGCGGATTACTACACGGCCGAGTACCCCTGGGCTAACCTGGACAGgaactactgccgcaacccgACCGGAATCCAacggccattttgtttgactGGAGACGGTAGCCAGGAGGAATGTGACGTCATTCCGTGCA ATTTTGTTGGCTGTTGGGACAGAGGTCCTCCAAACTACGGCAAGAGAACTCCCAGTAAGAGGTTCTACTTCTTAGAAGAGAAGGTCACGTACACGTGCAACGATGGCTACACGCCTGAGTACGGCTCCCCGAGAGAAGCGACTTGCCTTGAAGGAGGAACCTGGGAATATGACAAGCCCGTTTGCCTAG TCAACCAGAAGCAAAAGCTGCGAAAGGAGCTGCTAGAGGCCTACAGTGCTGGTCTGGCGCCTGAAAATGTTACCATCAACTTCACGGGGGATGTGGAGGAAATCGTCGACTTG gATGAAAAGAAGGAGCGGCTTATCGCCTCTATGATCATCATCCTC TCATGGCACGACAGTCGACTGAAATGGAACCCGCGGCACTACGGTGGTGTCCAGACGCTCAGTGTCCCTGGTGACGATATTTGGACTCCATCATTTACCCTGAAGAGGAA TGCTAATCGCCTCCGCCAAGGCCTACCAAAGGACATACCGATCCGCATCAGCAGCAGCGGCCTGGTGCAGTGGAGAGTGGAAACCCTGACCACAACCGTGTGTGATGCTGACCCCTTCTACTTCCCTGCAGACACCATGGATTGTCACATCTGCTTTTCTGCAGCGTCAGCGATCGAACAAACCATTC AATGCCACGGGGAAAGCTCGCCATCAGATGCACACAAGGAAAGCCATCCCTGTGGCTCTTACTCCCCTGCAATACCGGAGGGAGAATGGTATCGAAGGGATAAGATCTTCACTAAAGACAAGAAGGAAGCGTGCTTTGCTCTACAACTGTCCAGGATTCCCACGTTCCACATCGCCACCACTGTTGGACCCTGCATCATCCTGATTGTGCTGATGACCATCACCTTCATCATGCCTATGGACAAGGGAGACCGGATCTCCTTTGGAGTGACCATTCAGCTCTCTATGGTCGTCTCTCTAGTGTTTGTTACAGACGTTATTCCAGTCAAGGGGGCTCTGCCATTTTTTG CCACGCTGATTATCGTGTGCATGGGCCTGATGGGgctcttcctcttcttcaccATCGCCATCATCTTTGTTCACGACAAGAAGGGACAAATGTCTGCAATGGCGAGAAGTTTTCTTCTCCGTTACATGGCAAG GTTTCTACTTTTGGGAGACCTCACAGAGGAGCGTACATATATCCACTCTGCCATAGAGCTGATCAACTACTCCTCCAACACTGATGCAAAAGTGTCCGAAGGGGAGAGTACCTCTGAAATGTGGTACTCTACAAGCAGCAAAGACCCAGCGACAACCAAACGGTCACCAAAGCCTTTCACAGATCCTCAGTCCGCTGACTCCCGTGGATTTCTTCCCCTGATCTCCAGTGTGGAGGAACTGACTGTCGTGGTGAAGAAAGGGATGGATGAGCTGACCAAGGCAGTTAAGAACGAGGAAGAGGTGTCCGACTACACTTTGTTGGCTAGGGTCCTGGACAGGCTGTGTCTTGTCGTGTACCTCATCAGCATCGCGGCAGCCATTCCGATGACCATGTATTTGAGCAGGTAA